In Candidatus Nitrosotenuis cloacae, the following proteins share a genomic window:
- a CDS encoding aconitase X swivel domain-containing protein, producing MKVIVKGRARGKILKTDMPINFLGSVDKTTGVISDEKHELSGMPFKNTILVFPHGVGSSVGAYTIYSLKSCDAAPYAMICKKADITVASGCALANIPLVIASEEEYERLQSGQEMTLDTDSGKL from the coding sequence ATGAAGGTAATAGTGAAGGGGCGGGCACGGGGCAAAATTCTCAAGACGGACATGCCGATCAACTTTCTTGGCTCGGTTGACAAGACGACCGGCGTTATATCTGACGAAAAGCACGAGCTGTCTGGTATGCCGTTCAAAAACACGATACTTGTGTTTCCCCACGGCGTTGGAAGCTCAGTCGGCGCATATACGATATATTCTCTGAAATCTTGCGACGCGGCACCGTACGCAATGATCTGCAAAAAGGCAGACATCACGGTCGCATCAGGGTGTGCGCTTGCAAACATACCGCTTGTAATAGCGTCAGAGGAGGAATACGAAAGGCTGCAGAGCGGACAAGAGATGACACTTGATACGGACTCTGGAAAGCTATAG